The genomic segment agggagaaaagagaaggaaggggtTGGGATCTTAGAAGCACCTGAGGTTACTGGGAGTGGATGAGCAAAAGATAAGggaatttatttgcattttgaaaataaaacaacatacataACTGATAGGTAAAATAGCACACAAATGACCATTTGGGAAAGAAATTCTGACTGTTTCATACCATCCAGGGAGTAGAAGGGATCTGTCCCTTGCAAAGGGGTCTGAGGTAGACCATAGAGAGCCTTAGACCACCCTAGCTCACCCCTCACAGTACCATCCAATCACCAAGTCTCCCATCAATCAACCTACCAAACAACATATTTGTAGGGCACCTTTTATGTACAAGGTGTCAAAGACATGCAGAGATACAGAGACACAAACACAGCTGGAGATAGTGGGAACATGAGAGGAccagagaaacaaagaaattgaaagggAGGAAAAATGCTCTCTGATGGAcaaccctcccaccccagcttcctcaCTACAGCTGTCCAGACAGGCAGAGTCCCAGGTTCCCGTGATGTCCCCAGTACTCTGCCCGGTGAGATTTACCTTGCTGTGGCCCCCACCAGGAACCATCTCCTCCTGTGGCTCCTTACAGACAGCCCCAAAGCTCTGAGCTAGGCTGAAGGTCAGGATGGCTGTGAATAGCAGCATGATCCTCATGGTGCCTGGGAGAGCAAAGGGACAGGACTCAGgtaagggagagaagaggaagatacAGCGTGGGTGAAGGCACAAGAGACATTCATTACCAGCAGCTTGGCTTGACCCTGCTTCCCCAGCCCCCAACTCCACTGTCCAAGCCCTGGTCTGGAGAGAGGGTGGAAAGTATTTCTGAGAAGGGGGTAGAGCCCTTGGGCTTAGTTTCCCTGCTCCCTCATCAGACATCTCCCCCGGAGATGTGCAGTGCTATAGTGGTGCTGGGGGACTCTAGCTCCCAAGGAAGATGGTAGATTTATAGGACATGGACTGGTCTGTTTCCTTAGTGAGCTGGAGGAGGGATCCTGGATGCTATTTTCCAGTACTAGATAATCCCAAGACTTAGGCAAAAACTTTCTGGTATGAAAGAATGAGTCTAtagccaaaggctccaaacactAACCAGCTCTCGGCCCTACAGGTGCTTTCTGCTCACCTTCCCAGTCCCCTGCTCCCCTATCAGAGGCTGCCATCTGCTTTATTCCCTCCTGACGCTGGCTCCTGTCCCCTGGTGCCAGCTCCAGTCCATCCATCATTCTCCCGACCACCTACCTGTGGAGCAGCTctgtgccaggggctgggtggtCTGGCAGGATCAGGGAACTGGCTGGGAGCGCTGCCTGCTACCCTCACACACTGGTGCTGCCGGTGCTGCTGCAAAGAGAGAAACCGGGTGGAGGGGATCTAGGAAGGCTGCAGTCACTCAGTCCCAGCTCCCTGATAAAGGCTCTGGGTGGGTCTAGGGGAGCTGAGGGGAGGGGCTGAGAGTCACCAATCCCAGGGTGGCTGGAGGGGAGGCGGGGAGGCTGCCGGGGGGAGGAGGATGCAGAAGCagccacacacacaacacacacataccccacagaCCCAGCAATAAGCCCATTTCCTAACAGCACCCGAGCTGGCTGCTGTGTATGGTTTGTGTATGGTTTGACACTGTACAATACCCCAAAATAAAGGCCTCAACAGCAGCCTCAGAAGCAGAAGTTTTTATCTGACCCCCTCCTGTCCTCTTGTCACTCAGTTACATTCTCCCCCAAGACCAGCTATAAAAACCAGAACCCCTTTTCCCCAcagccagccataaaacctaaaattactCTATGTAAAAACTGGccaaaaaaattatctgaccagccgagagtggtggctcacgcctgtaatctcagcactttgggaggccaaggcgggcagatcacgaggtcaagagatcaagaccatcctggccaacatggtgaaatgctgtctctactaaaaatacaaaaattagctgggcacggtggtgcatgcctgtagttccagctactcaggaggctgagccaagattgcaccactgcactccagcctggtgacagagcaagactccatctaaaaaaaaaaaaaaaacctcagaaaagATGACACTCACCCCTTTTTTGGGGTCTCCTACTTTCGTTGTGGAGTTTCAAGAGTCATGGGCAGATTCTTCTCAGGTCTAAAACTCTGCTCTCTTCTACACTACATTACCTAATCTCTTTGGTTTTTGAGGATgccaaaaataaattactttgtattatttaaaaaaccaggctgggcgcggtggctcaagcctataatcccagcactttgggaggccaagatgggcggatcaggaggtcaggagatcgagaccatcctggctaacccggtgaaaccccgtctctactaaaaaatatatatatatacaaaaaactagccgggcgaggtggcgggccctgtagtcccagctacttgggaggctgaggcaggagaatggcgtaaacccgggaggcggagcttgcagtgagctgagatccggccactgcactccagcctgggcgacggaatgagactccgtctcaaaaaacaaacaaaaaaaaaaactagacgtATAGCTAGTCATATATAATAACTagataaaaaatacagttttagagATGACTTATGACAGTTATTCACAACAAATTATTACTACTATACACGGCTACTTATTTCTttgtacatttaaatttttaaacacatgGTTTGGGGCACCTAAGGACAATGAAAGCACTCACCATTGAGGATGAAACTCCCATTAAAAATAGGCTAAGCatgcagggcgtggtggctcacgcctgtaatcccagcactttgggaggccgaggtgggtggatcacttggggtcagaagttcgagaccagcctggccaacatgttgaaaccccatctctactaaaaatacaaaaaattagctgagtgtggtggtgggtgcctgtaatcccagctactcaggaggctgaggcaggagaatcgcttgaatctgggaggcagcaagccgagatcacgccattgcactccagcctgggcaacagagcaagactccacctcaaaaaaaataaaaataaaaataagctaagCACAGAGTGGGCTAATCGGCACTGGGCTGCCTGCCAGCCTTGGGGGAGCATCTTTACAGTGGGGCACTCAATAAAAATGCCACACATCTTGTCCCATGACATTTCCCTCTTTGGGGGGGCCTAGGATTCAATATAAAAATGGGATCCTTGATGGGTGAGGATCTGTATTCTGCCTTCCAGCTATGCCTGCTTTACACATTTAAATATAAGGCCCTAAAAACTATGTTTTCTTCCCCCTGTTTATTAAAGGGTTCCACCCTAAAGTcaataatctaattaaaaaacAAGCTAGTTAAAAAGCCCAAAATAcaactttctaaaaaaaaaaaaaaaaaaggggctcacgcctgtaatcccagcactttgggaggctgaggcaggtggatcacaaggtcaggagtttgagaccagcctgaccaacatggtaaaaccccgtctctactaaaaatacaaaaattagttgggcgtggtggcacacacctataatcccagctagtcaggaggctgaggcaggagaatggcttgaacccaggaggcgcaggttgcagcgagccgagatcacaccactgcactccagcctattgACAGAgatagactccgtctcaaaaaaaaattacctgaccTACGTTATTTGACTTAGGTCATAAGACCTCCATTCCAGaattccagagagggtcctgccccacacccagaaggaaggaatgagagaGGCCAGGAGGAATCtcaacagacaggccttgctgggtttccccactcaaTCTGTTAACACTAGATCATGCCCTTTCTGTCCCGTCATATTTCTACACAGTTGTCCGTACTTGGTTaaacctaaacataaaaatagacaatttcCCCTATAGCTGCAAGGCTTCATTCTAAAGGCTCCCattcatattaaataaatttgtatgcctttttccCTATTAATCTGCTTCATGTCAGTGATTTTCACTGAAACTTTAGGGGGCCAAGACCACCTAAAGTTTGGCATCACAAATAAGACCACCAAAGCTACTGTGCTTTTCTGGAAGCCGCAGAGAAGGAAATACAGGAACCTGACAAGCCAGCAGAAGAGTAAGAATTTCCTGCCAGACTCCcagttttccagttttcctctctctctctgtagacTCTGGATGAGTGGACAGtaaaaatcattgttttccttttcctttccaaatgtAAGGTTAATGAGAGAACAGGTTTTGTGTGTGACTAACCTTGGTATAGTGAGTCTGATATATTTTTTAGTACTTTGTGGTATGAGTATTCATATTGTTTGACCCCgttcctttcttatttatttatttttttttttttttgagatggagtcttgctctgtcacccaggctggagtgcagcggccggatctcagctcactgcaagctccgcctcccgggtttacaccgttctcctgcctcagcctcccgagtagctgggactacaggcgcccgccacctcgcccggctagttttttgtattttttagtaaagacggggtttcaccgggttagccaggatggtctcgatctcctgaccttgtgatccgcccatctcagcctcccaaagtgctgggattacaggcgtgagccaccgcacccggcctgaccCCGTTCCTTTCAGAaatagcttttttgttgttgttgctgccattttcctttgtttttgtctttgtcttttggtGTTCTGTCATAAGGAGGGGTACCCTAGGCTAGAAGAGGCCTGCAACCCACTGTTTGATCAGGCCCCGCAAACCAGTCAGTTTCGTGGTTCTGGTTAGACTGATTTCTGTTACGACAAACTTTGCTGCCAGTCCCTGAAATAAA from the Macaca thibetana thibetana isolate TM-01 chromosome 11, ASM2454274v1, whole genome shotgun sequence genome contains:
- the TAC3 gene encoding tachykinin-3 translates to MSDEGAGKLSPRALPPSQKYFPPSLQTRAWTVELGAGEAGSSQAAGTMRIMLLFTAILTFSLAQSFGAVCKEPQEEMVPGGGHSKRDLDLYQLLQRLFKSHSSLEGLLKAMSQASTDPKESTSPEKRDMHDFFVGLMGKRSVKPDSPTDVNQENVPSSGTLKYPLRAE